A single region of the Zootoca vivipara chromosome 2, rZooViv1.1, whole genome shotgun sequence genome encodes:
- the LOC132591333 gene encoding oocyte zinc finger protein XlCOF6-like, producing the protein MGITKKPFKYMERGEREEKQSESMEYGKSFTESGTLRKHQRTHTGEKPFKCMECGKSFGWRSNLRIHKHTHTGEKPYKCIECGKSFSQIGHLKNHQRTHTGEKPYKCMECGKSFTDSGTFRKHQRTHTGDKPFKCMECGKSFSQSGHLRSNQWVHTGEEPFKCIECGKSFSEFRRVHRHQRTHTGEKPFKCMECGKSFSEFGKVKRHERTHTGEKPFKCMECGASFINGTALTIHHQTHTGEKPFECMDCGKSFTYSGALRKHQWTHTGEKPFKCMECGASFIDGTALTIHHQTHTGEKPFECMDCGKSFTYSGALRKHQRTHTGEKPFHCMECGKSSTDHGTLRIHHRIHTGEKPYKCVECGKSFTDSGTFGKHQQIHTGDKLFKCMECGKSFIDSKALRIHYRTHTGEKPFECMECGKSFRDSGKLRNHQRTHTGEKPFKCMECGKCFSQSEHLNSHNQTHTGEKPFKCTECGKSFSHSGTLRKHQRTHTGEKPFQCMECGKSFSQNGHLRIHQRSHTGEKPFKCTECGKSFSHSGTLRKHQWAHTGQKPFKCMECGKGFSDVGKVRRHQRTHTGETI; encoded by the coding sequence ATGGGGAtaacgaagaaaccatttaaatataTGGAgcgtggagagagagaggagaagcaaTCTGAAAGTATGGAGTATGGGAAGAGCTTTACtgaaagtggaacacttagaaaacatcaacggactcacacaggagagaaaccatttaaatgcatggagtgtggaaaaagctttggTTGGCGTTCAAACCTTCGTATACATAAAcacactcacacaggggagaaaccatataaatgtattgagtgtggaaagagcttcagtcagattGGACACCTTAAAAACCATCAACGgacccacacaggggaaaaaccatataaatgtatggagtgtggaaagagcttcactgatagtggaacatttagaaaacatcaacggacccACACAGGCGAtaaaccttttaaatgcatggagtgtggaaagagcttcagtcagagtgggcaCCTTAGATCCAATCAATGGGTTCACACAGGGGaggaaccatttaaatgtattgagtgtggaaagagcttctctgAGTTTCGAAGAGTTCAcagacatcaacggactcacacaggagagaaaccatttaaatgtatggagtgtggaaagagcttctctgAGTTTGGAAAAGTTAAAAGACatgaacggactcacacaggagagaaaccatttaaatgcatggaatgtggagcGAGCTTTATTAATGGTACAGCACTGACTATCcatcatcaaactcacacaggggaaaaaccatttgaatgtatggattgtggaaagagcttcacttatagtggagcactaagaaaacatcaatggactcacacaggagagaaaccatttaaatgcatggaatgtggagcGAGCTTTATTGATGGTACAGCACTGACTATCcatcatcaaactcacacaggggaaaaaccatttgaatgtatggattgtggaaagagcttcacttatagtggagcactaagaaaacatcaacggactcacacaggggagaaaccatttcattGCATGGAGTGCGGTAAGAGCTCCACTGATCATGGAACACTTAGAATCCACCatcgaattcacacaggggaaaaaccatataaatgtgtggagtgtggaaagagcttcactgatagtggaACATTTGGAAAACATCAACAGATCCACACAGGCGATAAactatttaaatgcatggagtgtggaaagagctttattgaTAGTAAAGCACTGAGAATCCATtatcgaactcacacaggggaaaaaccatttgaatgcatggagtgcggaaagagcttcagagacAGTGGAAAGCTTAGaaatcatcaacggactcacactggggagaaaccatttaaatgcatggagtgtggaaagtgcttcagtcagagtgAACATCTGAATTCacataatcaaactcacactggggagaaaccattcaaatgcacagagtgcggaaagagctttagtcacagtggaacacttagaaaacatcaacggactcacacaggggagaaaccatttcaatgcatggagtgtggaaagagcttcagtcagaatggacaccttagaattcatcaacggagtcacacaggggagaaaccattcaaatgcacggagtgcggaaagagcttcagtcacagtggaacacttagaaaacatcaatggGCTCACACTgggcagaaaccatttaaatgcatggagtgtggaaagggcttctctgatgttggaaaagttagaagacatcaacgaactcacacgggagaaaccatttaa